One Aegilops tauschii subsp. strangulata cultivar AL8/78 chromosome 7, Aet v6.0, whole genome shotgun sequence genomic window carries:
- the LOC120969187 gene encoding uncharacterized protein, whose amino-acid sequence MECTEWSGIALNHPARCEHRAPCEKFVAFEWTDSGRRFLGCGKKDVPKCNFVDWIYPEWPVQLKQALNTIWTMYEEESTNRLRQNVLNAEEVVKVMEEKRKMENDLRFFKVDFAKMVADKEDAITQLGNARLVISDPKEQIEKKNLADKSDTNIHQVLRAKAEKERDQEKEEKVKLVQEMDKIKQKSAMLLEEKEKWKQEKRHLEYTIGDLFKEKEATKGNIRKIKEIVDE is encoded by the exons ATGGAGTGCACGGAATGGAGCGGCATTGCTTTGAATCATCCTGCACGTTGTGAGCATCGTGCCCCCTGTGAGAAGTTTGTTGCCTTTGAATGGACTGATAGCGGCAGGAGGTTCCTGGGGTGTGGGAAAAAG GATGTACCCAAGTGCAACTTTGTGGACTGGATTTACCCTGAGTGGCCAGTCCAATTGAAGCAAGCTTTAAATACCATCTGGACTATGTATGAGGAGGAGTCGACCAATAGGTTGAGGCAGAATGTACTTAATGCTGAAGAAGTAGTGAAGGTAATGGAAGAGAAGAGGAAGATGGAAAATGACCTGAGGTTTTTTAAAGTTGACTTTGCCAAAATGGTGGCTGACAAGGAGGATGCAATTACCCAGTTAGGCAATGCAAGGTTGGTTATTAGTGACCCGAAGGAACAGATTGAGAAAAAGAACTTGGCTGACAAATCAGACACTAACATTCATCAAGTGTTGAGGGCCAAAGCAGAGAAAGAGAGAGACCAAGAGAAGGAAGAGAAGGTGAAGCTTGTGCAGGAGATGGACAAGATCAAGCAGAAGAGtgccatgttgttggaggagaaggagaagtgGAAGCAAGAGAAAAGGCACCTGGAGTACACTATAGGTGATCTGTTCAAAGAGAAGGAGGCCACCAAGGGGAACATCAGGAAGATCAAAGAGATAGTTGATGAATGA